From Thermodesulfobacteriota bacterium, the proteins below share one genomic window:
- a CDS encoding RT0821/Lpp0805 family surface protein yields MKRFRFGSRPQFFGSSPVQVRIYEQYVPVPVYPGPLGGMDPYRGAGGARVHRGEGRGAVVYDPERERAWAAGVSEEREALRGVAHPPVARALEENAVGETSTWTDPRSGARSAVTPTRDLGGEERCREFRHSVAEPSGELHSVGVACRTPDGIWELLL; encoded by the coding sequence GTGAAGCGTTTCCGCTTCGGCAGTCGCCCGCAGTTCTTCGGCTCGTCGCCGGTCCAGGTGCGGATCTACGAGCAGTACGTACCGGTGCCGGTCTACCCAGGTCCGCTCGGAGGGATGGATCCCTACCGGGGGGCCGGGGGAGCGCGGGTGCACCGCGGAGAAGGGCGAGGTGCAGTGGTGTACGACCCCGAGAGGGAGCGCGCTTGGGCGGCGGGCGTTTCGGAGGAGCGTGAGGCGTTGCGAGGGGTCGCCCATCCTCCCGTGGCCCGTGCCCTCGAGGAGAACGCCGTGGGCGAGACCTCCACGTGGACCGATCCCCGCTCCGGCGCCCGATCCGCGGTGACGCCGACCCGCGACCTCGGCGGCGAGGAGCGATGCCGCGAGTTTCGCCACTCGGTGGCGGAACCCAGCGGAGAGCTCCACTCCGTGGGTGTGGCGTGCCGGACCCCCGACGGGATCTGGGAACTGCTCCTGTAA